Sequence from the Nocardiopsis sp. YSL2 genome:
GGAGATGACCGTCAAGGCCGGGCAGAAGTGCACCGCCATCCGCCGGATCCTGGTGCCCGAGTCGATGGCCGAAGCGGTCACCGAGGCGCTCACCGACCGGCTGTCCAAGATCGTCGTGGGGGCGGCGGACCAGGCGGACACCCGGATGGGGCCGCTGGTCTCCCTCGCCCAGCGCGACGAGGTCCGCAGGTCGGTCAAGGCGCTGCGCACCTCGTGCGAGCTGGTCTACGGCGACCTGGACCAGGTGGAGGTGGCCGGCGCCGACGCCGAGTCCGGCGCGTTCATCTCGCCGATCCTGCTGCGGGCGGAGGCCGGGGCCGCCGAGCCGCACGAGGTGGAGGCGTTCGGTCCGGTCGCCACGGTCATCACGTACGGGTCCGTGGCCGAGGCCGCGGAGCTGGCCGCCCGGGGCCGTGGCAGCCTCGTGGGGTCGCTGGTCACCCGGGACGAGGACGTGGCCCGGGAGGTCGTGCTCGGTCTGGCGCCGTGGCACGGGCGGATCCTGGTGCTCAACCGCGAGGACGCCAAGGAGTCCACCGGACACGGGTCGCCGATGCCGGTGCTGGTGCACGGAGGCCCCGGCCGCGCGGGCGGCGGCGAGGAGATGGGCGGCGTGCGCGGCGTCAAGCACCACATGCAGCGCACGGCCGTGCAGGGGACTCCGGACATGCTCACGGCGGTCACCGGGCAGTGGACCACGGGGTCCCGGCGCGCGGTCGGGGACGTGCACCCGTTCCGCAAGAACCTGGCGGAGCTGCGGATCGGTGACACGATCGCGTCCGCCGAGCGCACGGTCACCCGGGCCGACATCGACCACTTCGCGGAGTTCACCGGGGACACGTTCTACGCGCACACCGACGAGGAGGCGGCCGCCGCCAACCCGCTGTTCGGCGGGATCGTGGCGCACGGGTACCTGGTGGTCTCACTCGCGGCGGGACTGTTCGTGGACCCGGCGCCCGGACCGGTGCTGGCCAACTTCGGCGTGGACCACCTGCGGTTCCTCACACCGGTGAAGGAGGGCGCGACCATCAAGGTGGCGCTGACGGCCAAGCAGATCACCCCGCGCACGAACGCCGACTACGGGGAAGTGCGCTGGGATGCCCTCGTGACCGACCAGGACGGCGAGCCGGTGGCCACGTACGACGTGCTCACCCTGGTCGCCAAGGGCGAGGAGTAGGGGGGTCGGGGAGGAGCGATCGCGACAAACCGGTAGGCCGGTACGTCGGCCTGTCGACAAGGCGCCCTGTCGTCATCTCGTCCTGACGGCAGGGCGCTTCTCCCTGTCCGGGCGCTTGGTCTCCACGGCGGCCGCCGCAGTTCCGGGTGCAGCGCTGAGGCGTCCATGCACGCACGGGCGGCCTAGCGTGGACCCATGCACACCACCCAGCCACGCGGCGCCGTGGCCCTCATCACCAACAGCCGCGGCGAGTACCTCCTGCACCTGCGGGACGACATCGACGGCGTCGTCTGGCCCGGACACTGGTCCCTCCTCGGCGGCGGCTGCGAACCCGGCGAGACACCGCGCCAGGCCGTCGTCCGCGAACTCCAGGAGGAGGCCGAGCTCGTCCTCCCCGAGCTCACCGAACTGTGCGAGGCCCCCGACACCCTGGGTTCGGGCCTGCTCGTCACCTTCTTCACCGGTACATGGGACGGCGACGCGGGCGCGCTCCCCCTGCACGAGGGGCAGAAGCTCGACTGGTTCGCCCCACGGCTCCTGGACTCCCTGCCCATTCCACCGTTCGCGCGCCGGGTCCTGAACGACCACCGCGCGGCAGGCATCTGAGCCGCCGACCCATATTCCAGTGACGCCGGACCATCGAGCACTGCATGCGCAGCCGGGTTCCAGCGCTGCTGGAAAGGGGTTCAGGACGACTGTGTCACCCGCAGTCCGCGCAGGAGCAGCTCGATCAGTCTGCGGGGGTCGTAGTCGGGGTCGCTCTCACGTCCGACGCAGAGGTTGCCGATGCCGCGCATCAGCTCGATCGCACGAATGTCGGGCCTGATCTCCCCGGCGTCGACGGCGGCGTCGAGCAACTGCCCGCAGACGGGCACCAGCCGGTCGAGGAAGTAGGCGTGCAACGCGTCGAAGCCGCCGCCACCCGACTGCATGGCGTGGGCGAGTCCGTGCTTGGTGACCAGGAAGTCGACGAAGAGGTCGACCCACCGCCGGAGCGCCGAGAACGGGGAGTCCGCTTCGGCCAGCAGGCGCGGACCGGCCTCGGCGCAGGCCTCGACCTGGTGCCGGTAGACGGCGATGACCAGGTCCGACCGCGTCGGGAAGTGCCGGTAGATCGTCCCCATCCCGACCCCCGCCTCGGCCGCGATCGCGCGGATGGGCGCGTCCACACCGGAGGCGACGAACACCTTTGCGGCGGCGGCCAGCAGCGTCTGCTGGTTGCGCCGCGCATCCGCCCTCTTGCCCCGGGACGGCGACTCCCCGGACTCGCCTGTGGTGGCCACCACGCTCTCCTCCGATGCTCGTTGACAAAACGGAACAGCGCTCCGTATATTAATCGGAACGACGCTCCGCTTTCAGTCTAGCCGAGCCCGTCACTCCTGCCCGCCTCGCCCCGCCGCCACCGACCGGTGCGGCCGGAAGCAGAGGCCATCGAAGGGACACACGCATCATGAGCGCATCCACACGCACGGCCGAGAACCTCGGCACGCCCGCCCCCGCCCTCTCGGTCGGCCCG
This genomic interval carries:
- the paaZ gene encoding phenylacetic acid degradation bifunctional protein PaaZ — its product is MSAVLESYAQGSWFTPSDEGTPLPDANTGETVARYSRKGPDVGAMVEYARTVGGPAVRALTFHQRANLLKEVAKHLMGYKDEFYALSHRTGATARDTMVDVDGGFGTLFSFSSKGRRELPNSTVIPDGPLEPLGRAGTFAAQHVYTSRPGVAVQINAFNFPVWGMLEKLAPAFIAGLPSIVKPAPQTAYLTVAVVRRIIESGLLPEGALQLLSAGHEGLADALGPQDILSFTGSAATGAILRNHPNVVSGGVQLNVEADSLNCSILGPDVAVEDPEFDLYVKQVVTEMTVKAGQKCTAIRRILVPESMAEAVTEALTDRLSKIVVGAADQADTRMGPLVSLAQRDEVRRSVKALRTSCELVYGDLDQVEVAGADAESGAFISPILLRAEAGAAEPHEVEAFGPVATVITYGSVAEAAELAARGRGSLVGSLVTRDEDVAREVVLGLAPWHGRILVLNREDAKESTGHGSPMPVLVHGGPGRAGGGEEMGGVRGVKHHMQRTAVQGTPDMLTAVTGQWTTGSRRAVGDVHPFRKNLAELRIGDTIASAERTVTRADIDHFAEFTGDTFYAHTDEEAAAANPLFGGIVAHGYLVVSLAAGLFVDPAPGPVLANFGVDHLRFLTPVKEGATIKVALTAKQITPRTNADYGEVRWDALVTDQDGEPVATYDVLTLVAKGEE
- a CDS encoding NUDIX domain-containing protein, which encodes MHTTQPRGAVALITNSRGEYLLHLRDDIDGVVWPGHWSLLGGGCEPGETPRQAVVRELQEEAELVLPELTELCEAPDTLGSGLLVTFFTGTWDGDAGALPLHEGQKLDWFAPRLLDSLPIPPFARRVLNDHRAAGI
- a CDS encoding TetR/AcrR family transcriptional regulator — its product is MATTGESGESPSRGKRADARRNQQTLLAAAAKVFVASGVDAPIRAIAAEAGVGMGTIYRHFPTRSDLVIAVYRHQVEACAEAGPRLLAEADSPFSALRRWVDLFVDFLVTKHGLAHAMQSGGGGFDALHAYFLDRLVPVCGQLLDAAVDAGEIRPDIRAIELMRGIGNLCVGRESDPDYDPRRLIELLLRGLRVTQSS